The nucleotide sequence AGCGCATACCCAGAACAAACGGTCACTCTGGGACCCGCAATGTCTGACCTAACGCGCGCGGCGCTAAAGCTGGTCCTTGCACTGATTCACGCGTCAAGAAGGCTGCGCCGATATTTCGCCAATCACGTCATCCATGTGCTAACAAATTACAATATTGGGAATATCCTAGCAAGGCCAGAAATATCAGGAAGATTGGCCAAGTGGGCGATAGAGCTAGGGGGACACAACGTAGTCTTCAGACCACGACCGTCGATCAAAGGCCAAGTTTTGGAAGACTTCGTGACGGAAGTCCCAGATGACAAAGACAGAGAGTGTAAGGCGACGGAAAAAgctgaaaaaaaaacaaaccgaAGAGCCATGGCTGCTGTATACAGACGGGGCTACGGCTAGTAAGCCCTGACAAACACGAGTTCACTTACGCCATACGCCTAGACTTCAAGAGCACAAATAACGAAGCAGAGTACGAAGCCTTTCTGGCCGGCTTCCGTTTGGCAATCAAAATGGGGGTCCGACACATCGAAGCACATGTGGACTCCATGTTAGTAGCAGGCCAAATCAATGGTCAATACGAAGCCAAAGGCGACATAATGGCACTCTATCTCAACCAAGCAAAGACGTTGCTGCAAACCTTCTATTCTTACAAAGTGCACCACATAAACCGCAGTGAAAACAAGCCGGCAGACGCCTTAAGCAAGCTTGCGTCAACAAGTTTCCAGCACCTAGCCAAAGACGTGCGCATAGAAGTTTTAAGCAACCCATCTGTTCCACTCAGAGAAGTCAACGTCATCCAAACAGGAACCACGTCCTGGATGACACCCATAATCATGTACTTACAGTCCGGGATACTTCCAGAAAATAAAGCTGAGGCGCGGAAAATCTAGTATAAATCAGAACATTATCAGATGGCAGACGGGATACTGTACCGAAAGTCATATCTCGGCCCGCTGCTAAGATGTGTTGACGCCGACGACGCAAATTATCTGATCCGGGAAGTACATGAAGGCATTTGTGGTATCCACACCGGGCCGCGTATGGTAGTGGCAAAAGTAATGaacgccggttactactggcccgGAATGCATCTCGATGCCGTGAAGGAATTAAGGAAGTGCAGCGGCTGCCAACGGCATGCACCATAAACCATGCGCCCAAAAAACGAACTGGTACCAgtaacaaccgcatggccctttcagcaatggggcatagacatggtggGCCCCTTCCCAAAAGCTCCGGGGGCAGTCAAGTTCATCATAGTCgcggtcgattacttcaccaagtgggtggaagcCAAGGCACTCGCATCAACCACGTCGGCAGTTGTTAAACGATTCATttgggaacaaatcatatgccgaTTCGGCCTACCACTCAGAATCATCACCGACAATGGAACAAACTTTGCAGCAGATGATCTCGAACGATGGTTTAAGGAACTAAACATCGAACATACCTTCTCGTCGGTCGCACATCCGCAAGAGAATGGTCAAGTTGAGGCAGTTAACAAGAGCATCGTCGATGGCATAAAGGCAAGGCTCGGTGAAAAAAGACGTGGATGGGTCGATGAATTACCCACCATATTAtgggcccatagaacaatgccaaaaacaagcaacggagAAACACCATTTAGCTTGGTCTATGGGTCCGAGGCTGTGATCCCAGCAGAAATCGGGCTTCCATCTCcgagaatgctctccatgaatctgatcaataacgaagaagaaaGGATGATCGACCTGGATCTCCTAGAGGAACGGAGGGAGATGGCAGCAATcaacgaagccaaatacaaatcAAAGCTTGAAAAGTATTACAACTCCCGAGTCCGGATCTGCACCTTCAACCCAGGTGATTATGTCTTAAGGGACAATGAAGCGTCCAACGCAGAAAAACCGGGaaaactggctcccaaatgggaaggcccgtacATCATTGATGAGGTCCTCGGCAAAGGGGCATACAAGCTACGCACCATGaacgacaaagaggttccacgaacctggaatgccCAACAGTTACGAAAATGCTACATATAATACAAACATGTAATCGTATAGGGCGAATCGCCGACACATTTacctaatacaagaagtgtttggctacctttatttcatgcaaattttttgtcacaactgcatttattatttcgggcgtacacgaaaacatcaatggctcgaccataggaaacgttgtagacctccaaggctcgtcacagccaagtgaacagccgggtcagaaacacaaccaaagcctacaaaacgccaaaaaacataacttcgtgcccacataaacacgaaaatatcgatagCAAGGTAACTAAACATTGTAACGCTCCCAAGGCTGTGATCCcagctgagctcacacaataacctgcaactcgatcacttcgtatgtCACATACAAGCGCGCATACTTAAACGACAGAATAAAAACGTTGTAGTAACACAACAtaacctgtcagcgccatcattcattcgtgacacctgatcaaagtaattaaacatgcacatattatgacgatttCAAAATTTGCATAACCAAAAAACAAAGCGGCAAAATATGTCAATAACACAACCAAAGTCAAGAAAAGTAAAATTGTCTTAAACACCCATTACAAGCCCATCCAGGGCCATACACGGCACGCAGGCCAGAAACAACCTATCAAGTATGGCTAGAGCTAGCACCTCCCGCAGCATCATCGCCATCTTCTCCCAAGGCCTTTTTCAGCAAAGCCACCCCATTCGCTTTGTGAGCCAACTTCCCAGAGGCCCGAACAACAGCTAAATCAAGCGTCGAGAACTCTTTTCGCTTCTCAGCATAAGCAGCATCACAATCATCTTTATATAACTCAAAGTGAAAATCCTTCTCATTGTTCGCGGCCGCAAGTTTGCCTTCAGCATACCCAAACTTGCGTCCACTATTATACCCTGCCCTACCCAATTCAAACATATAGCGCGCAAGTTCATCAGAATGCAAAATACGATCAGCAAGCTGCATGAGAACGAGATCGAATAAGAACAAGAATATACAAAGACAAAAAcgaaatgagaaaaccaaaaacgTTACCAACGGAACGCCGCGGGAAAGCAACCACCTACTATCAGCTGAGGCCTCCTCAGCAAGAAGCTCAGAAGCACGACACTCAGCCGCCTTCTCATCAAGAAGGCGCTGAGCAGTTTCACACTCCGCAGCTTTCTCCTGAGCAAGAAGCTCCAGCTTATCGATCCGCGCAACATACTCCTTTTCTTTCTTCTCCGCAGCAAGACGCGCCTGATGAGCCTCATCAGCAAGGGCCGTGTTCTCACCAGACAGCCGCACAATAGCATCACGCTGCGACTGCATCTCTGAGTTCGTACGAGCACATGCAGATTCCCAATCTTTCTGTTTTTGCTCATTCAACTGCTTCTGCTCTTCGAGCTTCCGCTCAGCCTCAGCAACCCGCCATTGCAAACCTTTTTTCTCTGCATTAAATTTCTCTCTCTCTTCAGAAAACGCCTTCTTAACCTCTTCAAACTCCAGAGTTTCTTCTCCCATATATCGCCATTCGCGAAGAATCTCCTG is from Helianthus annuus cultivar XRQ/B chromosome 9, HanXRQr2.0-SUNRISE, whole genome shotgun sequence and encodes:
- the LOC110877203 gene encoding trichohyalin-like, which gives rise to MTDLQNCHEFFSLSLPPAERMFQKNRNRFVLIDDHVRAGVNFFATSQEILREWRYMGEETLEFEEVKKAFSEEREKFNAEKKGLQWRVAEAERKLEEQKQLNEQKQKDWESACARTNSEMQSQRDAIVRLSGENTALADEAHQARLAAEKKEKEYVARIDKLELLAQEKAAECETAQRLLDEKAAECRASELLAEEASADSRWLLSRGVPLLADRILHSDELARYMFELGRAGYNSGRKFGYAEGKLAAANNEKDFHFELYKDDCDAAYAEKRKEFSTLDLAVVRASGKLAHKANGVALLKKALGEDGDDAAGGASSSHT